In Mytilus trossulus isolate FHL-02 chromosome 6, PNRI_Mtr1.1.1.hap1, whole genome shotgun sequence, a single window of DNA contains:
- the LOC134722198 gene encoding anamorsin homolog isoform X1: MDKVIMALDCVSQKNDVLLLWSGNLEGDHLQETVKTLSDKVTEAGSIKVENLDRLQITSYSNSAFDVIVSGIVPPYSTKHSIDQLGEVCRLLRPGGTLVIQQAVDNGSNGGTPETEKMVSLLKLSGFVQVEQPTKSDDSNRTILQCKCKKPDYEVGASTQLKLSFAKKPEPTKVDDNVAKVWKLSADDILDDDLVDDDALLDADDLKKPDPSTLRAECGTGPKKKKACKNCVCGLAEELENEKPKAKAATSSCGSCYLGDAFRCSSCPYLGMPAFKPGEKVVLSERQLTADQ; encoded by the exons ATGGACAAAGTG ATCATGGCTTTAGACTGTGTTTCTCAGAAAAATGATGTGCTGTTACTGTGGTCTGGGAATCTAGAAGGTGACCATCTACAAGAAACTGTAAAGACTTTGTCAGATAAGGTTACTGAGGCAGGATCTATTAAAGTGGAAAATTTAGACAGACTTCAGATCA CGTCATATTCAAATTCAGCATTTGATGTAATTGTGTCCGGCATTGTACCTCCCTACAGTACAAAGCACAGTATAGATCAGCTGGGTGAAGTGTGTCGCTTACTTAGACCCGGAGGTACACTTGTTATACAACAGGCTGTGGATAATGGGTCCAACGGAGGAACACCAGagactgagaaaatggtgtctTTGTTAAAGTTATCTGGATTTGTTCAAGTAGAGCAG CCAACAAAGAGTGATGATTCTAACAGAACAATTCTTCAATGCAAGTGTAAAAAGCCAGACTATGAAGTAGGAGCATCTACTCAACTTAAACTCTCATTTGCAAAGAAACCAG aacCAACAAAGGTAGATGACAATGTAGCTAAAGTATGGAAGTTATCAGCAGACGACATATTGGATGATGATCTGGTGGATGACGATGCATTACTGGATGCTGACGACTTAAAGAAACCTGATCCTTCAACACTACGAG CTGAATGTGGAACTGGTCCTAAGAAAAAGAAGGCCTGTAAAAACTGTGTGTGTGGTCTAGCTGAAGAACTGGAGAATGAGAAGCCTAAGGCTAAGGCTGCTACATCTTCATGTGGTAGT tGTTACCTTGGTGATGCCTTTCGTTGCTCATCTTGTCCTTACCTTGGAATGCCAGCTTTTAAACCTGGAGAGAAAGTGGTCTTAAGTGAAAGACAGTTGACAGCTGACCAGTGA
- the LOC134722198 gene encoding anamorsin homolog isoform X2 — translation MIMALDCVSQKNDVLLLWSGNLEGDHLQETVKTLSDKVTEAGSIKVENLDRLQITSYSNSAFDVIVSGIVPPYSTKHSIDQLGEVCRLLRPGGTLVIQQAVDNGSNGGTPETEKMVSLLKLSGFVQVEQPTKSDDSNRTILQCKCKKPDYEVGASTQLKLSFAKKPEPTKVDDNVAKVWKLSADDILDDDLVDDDALLDADDLKKPDPSTLRAECGTGPKKKKACKNCVCGLAEELENEKPKAKAATSSCGSCYLGDAFRCSSCPYLGMPAFKPGEKVVLSERQLTADQ, via the exons ATG ATCATGGCTTTAGACTGTGTTTCTCAGAAAAATGATGTGCTGTTACTGTGGTCTGGGAATCTAGAAGGTGACCATCTACAAGAAACTGTAAAGACTTTGTCAGATAAGGTTACTGAGGCAGGATCTATTAAAGTGGAAAATTTAGACAGACTTCAGATCA CGTCATATTCAAATTCAGCATTTGATGTAATTGTGTCCGGCATTGTACCTCCCTACAGTACAAAGCACAGTATAGATCAGCTGGGTGAAGTGTGTCGCTTACTTAGACCCGGAGGTACACTTGTTATACAACAGGCTGTGGATAATGGGTCCAACGGAGGAACACCAGagactgagaaaatggtgtctTTGTTAAAGTTATCTGGATTTGTTCAAGTAGAGCAG CCAACAAAGAGTGATGATTCTAACAGAACAATTCTTCAATGCAAGTGTAAAAAGCCAGACTATGAAGTAGGAGCATCTACTCAACTTAAACTCTCATTTGCAAAGAAACCAG aacCAACAAAGGTAGATGACAATGTAGCTAAAGTATGGAAGTTATCAGCAGACGACATATTGGATGATGATCTGGTGGATGACGATGCATTACTGGATGCTGACGACTTAAAGAAACCTGATCCTTCAACACTACGAG CTGAATGTGGAACTGGTCCTAAGAAAAAGAAGGCCTGTAAAAACTGTGTGTGTGGTCTAGCTGAAGAACTGGAGAATGAGAAGCCTAAGGCTAAGGCTGCTACATCTTCATGTGGTAGT tGTTACCTTGGTGATGCCTTTCGTTGCTCATCTTGTCCTTACCTTGGAATGCCAGCTTTTAAACCTGGAGAGAAAGTGGTCTTAAGTGAAAGACAGTTGACAGCTGACCAGTGA
- the LOC134722198 gene encoding anamorsin homolog isoform X3 — protein sequence MALDCVSQKNDVLLLWSGNLEGDHLQETVKTLSDKVTEAGSIKVENLDRLQITSYSNSAFDVIVSGIVPPYSTKHSIDQLGEVCRLLRPGGTLVIQQAVDNGSNGGTPETEKMVSLLKLSGFVQVEQPTKSDDSNRTILQCKCKKPDYEVGASTQLKLSFAKKPEPTKVDDNVAKVWKLSADDILDDDLVDDDALLDADDLKKPDPSTLRAECGTGPKKKKACKNCVCGLAEELENEKPKAKAATSSCGSCYLGDAFRCSSCPYLGMPAFKPGEKVVLSERQLTADQ from the exons ATGGCTTTAGACTGTGTTTCTCAGAAAAATGATGTGCTGTTACTGTGGTCTGGGAATCTAGAAGGTGACCATCTACAAGAAACTGTAAAGACTTTGTCAGATAAGGTTACTGAGGCAGGATCTATTAAAGTGGAAAATTTAGACAGACTTCAGATCA CGTCATATTCAAATTCAGCATTTGATGTAATTGTGTCCGGCATTGTACCTCCCTACAGTACAAAGCACAGTATAGATCAGCTGGGTGAAGTGTGTCGCTTACTTAGACCCGGAGGTACACTTGTTATACAACAGGCTGTGGATAATGGGTCCAACGGAGGAACACCAGagactgagaaaatggtgtctTTGTTAAAGTTATCTGGATTTGTTCAAGTAGAGCAG CCAACAAAGAGTGATGATTCTAACAGAACAATTCTTCAATGCAAGTGTAAAAAGCCAGACTATGAAGTAGGAGCATCTACTCAACTTAAACTCTCATTTGCAAAGAAACCAG aacCAACAAAGGTAGATGACAATGTAGCTAAAGTATGGAAGTTATCAGCAGACGACATATTGGATGATGATCTGGTGGATGACGATGCATTACTGGATGCTGACGACTTAAAGAAACCTGATCCTTCAACACTACGAG CTGAATGTGGAACTGGTCCTAAGAAAAAGAAGGCCTGTAAAAACTGTGTGTGTGGTCTAGCTGAAGAACTGGAGAATGAGAAGCCTAAGGCTAAGGCTGCTACATCTTCATGTGGTAGT tGTTACCTTGGTGATGCCTTTCGTTGCTCATCTTGTCCTTACCTTGGAATGCCAGCTTTTAAACCTGGAGAGAAAGTGGTCTTAAGTGAAAGACAGTTGACAGCTGACCAGTGA
- the LOC134722201 gene encoding probable E3 ubiquitin-protein ligase MID2 isoform X3 — protein sequence MEEELTCPVCLELYADPLMLPCSHSLCKKCLEDIIQSRVKSGQEGLDCPSCRKKHQVSKEQLTNLPKNLALENIVFRFQEIQSASLSQFKSNSLSLNSSLGSQSSDRDSPVFTEDVNELCGLCDGKSPNKATWFCEQCSVLYCERCLEKFHPRRGTLCHHRIRKPSHMEGESKPAFCEDHTTEQATVFCDQCKVLVCHLCLCDGLGKHTGHKVLARESACQQVKETVESTKKSLETMSSVVQEQSQKMEDLSEELEDVHRQACQKVENQYRRLLEDTTSALRQQKQALIQSLTSAKSKSVSQLHNHLDVNSKTSKQVEDLLESCKKILDEDHTKGLLSRATEIPPLTEQTQEIEDCLQKSRTHYCELVRSCSIQQDLKRAVTKFRSASMSCLQTMATDEPGKCQSIIPLIKSPSSAGKEAPRVQNKCLTTWGFNSTSFTAESLDSNSLWSVTIEKNSSHVGDTKSGYLFGVGIASNQLGNKELVGMNGKSYGIACSNGNLVYCHNSKIEQLMPLDGLPLSITVCVTNDQSESVILSFTITNSSWGDTLSCKKVLMDFIHGDPIYPVFTVSQRVKMQFPTHV from the exons ATGGAGGAAGAGTTGACCTGTCCAGTATGTTTAGAACTATATGCTGACCCTTTAATGTTACCATGTTCTCACAGTCTCTGTAAGAAATGTTTAGAAGATATTATACAATCCAGAGTCAAATCAGGACAGGAAG gatTAGATTGTCCCTCATGTCGGAAAAAACATCAGGTGTCTAAAGAACAACTAACCAACTTGCCTAAAAATCTTGCCCTGGAAAATATTGTGTTCCGTTTCCAAGAAATCCAAAGTGCTAGTCTATCACAGTTTAAGAGCAACAGTCTATCACTGAACTCGTCCCTAGGGAGTCAATCATCAGATAGGGATAGCCCTGTATTCACCGAGGATGTTAATGAACTCTGTGGTCTGTGCGACGGAAAATCTCCAAACAAAGCCACATGGTTCTGTGAACAGTGCTCTGTCTTATATTGTGAGAGATGTTTAGAAAAATTCCATCCTCGCCGAGGAACTTTATGTCACCATCGTATACGTAAACCAAGTCACATGGAAGGTGAATCTAAGCCAGCATTCTGTGAAGATCATACTACAGAGCAAGCCACTGTGTTCTGTGATCAATGTAAAGTCTTAGTGTGTCATTTATGTTTATGTGATGGTCTGGGGAAACATACTGGGCACAAGGTTTTGGCTAGAGAGTCTGCATGTCAGCAGGTCAAG GAGACAGTTGAGTCAACAAAGAAGTCTTTAGAAACAATGTCTTCTGTAGTCCAGGAACAAAGTCAGAAAATGGAAGATTTAAGTGAAGAATTAGAg GATGTTCATCGCCAAGCATGTCAGAAAGTAGAGAATCAGTACCGCAGGTTATTAGAGGACACGACCTCTGCTTTACGTCAACAGAAACAGGCTCTCATCCAATCACTGACCTCTGCCAAATCAAAATCTGTATCTCAGCTGCACAATCATCTGGACGTTAACAGTAAAACCTCTAAACAAGTAGAAGATCTGTTGGAGTCTTGTAAGAAGATTCTAGATGAAGATCATACGAAAGGTTTACTTAGTCGAGCAACTGAAATACCTCCATTAACAGAACAAACTCAGGAGATTGAAGATTG TTTACAGAAATCCAGGACACATTATTGTGAACTAGTTCGGAGCTGTTCCATTCAACAAGATTTAAAAAGGGCTGTGACAAAGTTTAGAAGTGCTTCAATGTCTTGTCTACAGACAATGGCTA cTGATGAACCTGGTAAATGTCAAAGCATAATACCTCTCATTAAGTCCCCGTCGTCTGCTGGGAAGGAGGCCCCTCGTGTACAGAACAAATGTTTGACAACCTGGGGATTTAATTCTACAAGCTTTACGGCAGAATCTCTGGACTCTAACTCACTCTGGTCTGTGACTATAGAGAAGAACTCAAGTCATGTGGGAGATACCAAATCTGGATATTTGTTTGGAGTAGGGATAGCATCTAATCAATTAGGGAACAAAGAACTTGTTGGAATGAATGGGAAATCTTATGGAATAGCTTGCTCCAATGGGAATCTTGTTTACTGCCACAATAGCAAGATAGAACAGTTGATGCCATTGGACGGATTACCATTGTCAATCACAGTCTGTGTTACAAATGACCAATCAGAAAGTGTGATACTATCATTTACAATTACAAACTCTAGTTGGGGTGATACCCTCAGTTGTAAGAAAGTGTTAATGGATTTTATACATGGAGACCCTATATATCCTGTATTTACAGTCAGTCAGAGAGTTAAAATGCAATTCCCAACCCATGTGTAA
- the LOC134722201 gene encoding probable E3 ubiquitin-protein ligase MID2 isoform X2, translated as MSEKLQNISISSQHSSKDEPYNRMEEELTCPVCLELYADPLMLPCSHSLCKKCLEDIIQSRVKSGQEGLDCPSCRKKHQVSKEQLTNLPKNLALENIVFRFQEIQSASLSQFKSNSLSLNSSLGSQSSDRDSPVFTEDVNELCGLCDGKSPNKATWFCEQCSVLYCERCLEKFHPRRGTLCHHRIRKPSHMEGESKPAFCEDHTTEQATVFCDQCKVLVCHLCLCDGLGKHTGHKVLARESACQQVKETVESTKKSLETMSSVVQEQSQKMEDLSEELEDVHRQACQKVENQYRRLLEDTTSALRQQKQALIQSLTSAKSKSVSQLHNHLDVNSKTSKQVEDLLESCKKILDEDHTKGLLSRATEIPPLTEQTQEIEDCLQKSRTHYCELVRSCSIQQDLKRAVTKFRSASMSCLQTMATDEPGKCQSIIPLIKSPSSAGKEAPRVQNKCLTTWGFNSTSFTAESLDSNSLWSVTIEKNSSHVGDTKSGYLFGVGIASNQLGNKELVGMNGKSYGIACSNGNLVYCHNSKIEQLMPLDGLPLSITVCVTNDQSESVILSFTITNSSWGDTLSCKKVLMDFIHGDPIYPVFTVSQRVKMQFPTHV; from the exons ATGTCAGAGAAACTTCAGAATATATCCATCAGCTCACAGCATAGCTCTAAAG ATGAACCCTACAATAGAATGGAGGAAGAGTTGACCTGTCCAGTATGTTTAGAACTATATGCTGACCCTTTAATGTTACCATGTTCTCACAGTCTCTGTAAGAAATGTTTAGAAGATATTATACAATCCAGAGTCAAATCAGGACAGGAAG gatTAGATTGTCCCTCATGTCGGAAAAAACATCAGGTGTCTAAAGAACAACTAACCAACTTGCCTAAAAATCTTGCCCTGGAAAATATTGTGTTCCGTTTCCAAGAAATCCAAAGTGCTAGTCTATCACAGTTTAAGAGCAACAGTCTATCACTGAACTCGTCCCTAGGGAGTCAATCATCAGATAGGGATAGCCCTGTATTCACCGAGGATGTTAATGAACTCTGTGGTCTGTGCGACGGAAAATCTCCAAACAAAGCCACATGGTTCTGTGAACAGTGCTCTGTCTTATATTGTGAGAGATGTTTAGAAAAATTCCATCCTCGCCGAGGAACTTTATGTCACCATCGTATACGTAAACCAAGTCACATGGAAGGTGAATCTAAGCCAGCATTCTGTGAAGATCATACTACAGAGCAAGCCACTGTGTTCTGTGATCAATGTAAAGTCTTAGTGTGTCATTTATGTTTATGTGATGGTCTGGGGAAACATACTGGGCACAAGGTTTTGGCTAGAGAGTCTGCATGTCAGCAGGTCAAG GAGACAGTTGAGTCAACAAAGAAGTCTTTAGAAACAATGTCTTCTGTAGTCCAGGAACAAAGTCAGAAAATGGAAGATTTAAGTGAAGAATTAGAg GATGTTCATCGCCAAGCATGTCAGAAAGTAGAGAATCAGTACCGCAGGTTATTAGAGGACACGACCTCTGCTTTACGTCAACAGAAACAGGCTCTCATCCAATCACTGACCTCTGCCAAATCAAAATCTGTATCTCAGCTGCACAATCATCTGGACGTTAACAGTAAAACCTCTAAACAAGTAGAAGATCTGTTGGAGTCTTGTAAGAAGATTCTAGATGAAGATCATACGAAAGGTTTACTTAGTCGAGCAACTGAAATACCTCCATTAACAGAACAAACTCAGGAGATTGAAGATTG TTTACAGAAATCCAGGACACATTATTGTGAACTAGTTCGGAGCTGTTCCATTCAACAAGATTTAAAAAGGGCTGTGACAAAGTTTAGAAGTGCTTCAATGTCTTGTCTACAGACAATGGCTA cTGATGAACCTGGTAAATGTCAAAGCATAATACCTCTCATTAAGTCCCCGTCGTCTGCTGGGAAGGAGGCCCCTCGTGTACAGAACAAATGTTTGACAACCTGGGGATTTAATTCTACAAGCTTTACGGCAGAATCTCTGGACTCTAACTCACTCTGGTCTGTGACTATAGAGAAGAACTCAAGTCATGTGGGAGATACCAAATCTGGATATTTGTTTGGAGTAGGGATAGCATCTAATCAATTAGGGAACAAAGAACTTGTTGGAATGAATGGGAAATCTTATGGAATAGCTTGCTCCAATGGGAATCTTGTTTACTGCCACAATAGCAAGATAGAACAGTTGATGCCATTGGACGGATTACCATTGTCAATCACAGTCTGTGTTACAAATGACCAATCAGAAAGTGTGATACTATCATTTACAATTACAAACTCTAGTTGGGGTGATACCCTCAGTTGTAAGAAAGTGTTAATGGATTTTATACATGGAGACCCTATATATCCTGTATTTACAGTCAGTCAGAGAGTTAAAATGCAATTCCCAACCCATGTGTAA